The Polaribacter sp. MED152 region AAAATCTATCATACCAATGGAAACTTAAAAGCAGAAGGCTGGCTTTATAAGGGCGAAAAGGTAGATTATTGGAAAACGTATTACAAAAACGGCGTTTTAAAAGAAGAAGGTAGGTATAAAGAAGGGCAAAAAGTAAAATATTGGTACTTTTACACCAACAAAGCAACACTTCTACAAGAAGGGCATTATAACAATGGCGTTAAAGAAAATTGGTGGCTTTTTTACAATTCAAAAGGCGAGTTAATTCACAAGTGTCAGTTGAAGAATAATAAAAAGAATGGGTATTGCTTAATTTATACAAATAAGAAATTGGTAAAAGCTTCTAAATTTGCAGCTGGAAAAAAAATAAAAGAATGGACAGATTTTTCTTCTTTTAAAAGAGAGAACAATCTAAATGATTTAAGATAAATGAACCCAATAATTAAAGTAATCATCCCTGCATATAATGAGCAAGATTCTATTGCACATGTTATAAAAGATATTCCTAAAATAGTGGATGAAGTTATTGTTATAAGTAACAATTCTACAGACAATACAGAACTTAATGCTCAAAAAGCAGGTGCAACTGTATTGAAAGAAACCCAAAAAGGATATGGTTATGCTTGCTTAAAAGGCATGGATTATATTAAACAGCAAACTACAAAACCAGATATTGTTGTTTTTTTAGATGGCGATTATTCTGATTACCCTGAGCAATTGACTGAAATTATAGCACCAATAATCGAAGAGAATATTGATTTTGTGGTAGGTGCAAGAGTAGATGAATTTAGAGAACCTGGTGCAATGACACCTCAACAAGTATTTGGCAATTGGATAGCTACTTTTTTAATGAAGCTCTTTTTTAAAGCACGATTTACAGACTTAGGCCCTTTTAGAGGTATTAAATATGATAAACTACTGGCACTGAATATGGAAGACAAAACCTATGGTTGGACAGTAGAGATGCAATTAAAGGTATTAAAGCAAAAAATGAGTTACAGAGAAATACCCGTGAAATATAGAAATAGAATAGGTGTCTCAAAAGTTTCAGGAACTGTAAAAGGTACTATATTTGCAGGAGTTAAAATTCTTGGTTGGATTTTTAAATATAGTTTTAAGTAATGATTTTAGAGTACATAATCATATTCATATATACCATTTGTCTGTTGCTAATTTTTTTATATTCATTAGCACAATTAAACCTTCTTGTCAATTATCTAAAATATAGAAATAGAGAAGATAATTCTCCTAAATTCGACTTTACCCAGCCAGAAGAAATTCCGTTTGTAACCATACAATTACCTGTGTATAACGAGTTGTATGTAATGAAGCGTTTGCTTAAAAACATTGCAAAAATAGACTACCCAATAGCTAAATTAGAAATTCAAGTTTTAGATGATTCTACAGATGAATCTGTAGCCATGACAGCCAAACATATAAAGAAAATTCAAGATTTAGGAATCGATATTCAACACATTCGTAGAACCAACAGACAAGGTTTTAAAGCAGGAGCTTTAAAAGAAGGTTTAAAAACAGCGAAAGGCGAGTTTATTGCCATTTTTGATGCCGATTTTTTACCCAAAAAAGATTGGTTGTATAAAACAGTGCCTTATTTTAAAGATGAAAACATAGGTGTAGTTCAAACGCGATGGAGCCATATCAATAGAAACTACTCTACCCTAACACGAATACAAGCCTTTATGTTAGATGCACATTTTACCCTAGAACAAGTGGGTAGAAATAGCAAAGGGCATTTTATTAACTTTAATGGTACTGCTGGTATTTGGAGAAAAGAGTGCATTTATGATGCAGGCAATTGGCAAGGAGACACCCTTACAGAAGACATAGATTTAAGTTACAGAGCACAGCTAAATAAATGGAAATTTAAGTATTTAGAAAATGTAGAAACACCTGCAGAATTACCTGTAATTATTAGTGCTGCAAGATCTCAACAATTTAGATGGAACAAAGGTGGAGCTGAGAACTTTCAGAAAATGATTAAAAGAATCATCACCAATAAAAGTGTTTCTTTTAAAACCAAAGTACATGGCTTATTGCATTTATTAAATAGCTCTATGTTTACATGTATCTTTTTGGTGGCAATTTTAAGCATACCTATGTTGTACATCAAAAATGAGTATGCACACTTAAAAAATTACTTTTATGTAATGAGCTTTTTTGTAATTAGCTCGCTAATTTTCTTTGTTTGTTATTGGCACATGTATAAGAATATATATGGAGGTGGATTTGTAAAATTCTTTAAATATATTGGCGCTTTTTTCACATTCTTTTCTGTAGCTATGGGCTTTTCGTTACACAATACAATTGCTGTTTTAGAAGGGCATTTGGGTAAGAAAAGTGAATTTGTAAGAACTCCGAAATTTAATATTAAAACGATTAAAGACGGATGGAAAAACAACAAATACATTAAGAAAAAACCATCAGTACATGTAATTCTAGAAGGCTTATTAGCCATTTATTTTGTTTTTGGTATGTATAGCGCATTTGTAGTTGGTGATCAAGGAGGAGATTTTGGATTATTCCCATTTCATTTAATGCTTTTTATAGGGTTTAGCTACGTGTTTTTTAAATCGATATTTTCTAAAGCCTAATGTCTGTATTATCAAAATACAAAGACATTGCACTTATCTTTATTAGTGCTTTACTTTATTTCCATATTGCTTACGCTTTAGACAGAACCAACTTTACAGTTTTGGCTTCTCTTTGGTTTGGCTTGTTTACCTGCTTTTATTTTTTAGTTCAAAAGCCCAAATTATCGTTTAACAATTTAGTAGGCATTGCATTTTTATTTCGACTGATTTTCCTTTTTTCAACACCAAATTTATCACAAGATTTTTATCGTTTTATTTGGGATGGACGCATGATTTTAGAAGGATTAAATCCGTATTTATCTTTACCAGAAACCTTTATTGAGCATATCAATTACCCTATTGCTGAAGCCAGAGAACTGTATGCAGGAATGGGTGAATTGAATGGAAGTCATTATACCAATTATCCGCCTTTAAATCAGTTGTGTTTTTTAATTCCAGCTCTTTTTGCCAGTAAAAGTATTTTTGGGAGTGTACTTGTTTTAAGAATGATTATTATTCTGGCTGAATTTGGAATTTTCTATTTTGGTAAGAAATTGCTTCAAGCGTTGCATTTGCCAAAACACAATATATTTTGGTATGTATTGAATCCGTTTATCATTATAGAACTTACAGGAAACCTCCATTTTGAATCTGTAATGCTCTTCTTTTTTATTTGGGGAATGTATGCATTGCAAAAACGCAATTGGATTTTAGCTGCTGTTTTAATAGGCTGCTCAATATCAGTTAAACTATTGCCCTTTTTCTTTTTACCCTTATTCTTTAAGGTTTTTGTTAATAAAAAATCAACCTTACCATTAGGTAAACAATGGCTGCAACTCATTTTATTTAACATTATGATTTTAGGTACAGTTGTTTTATTATTTCTACCTTTTTTATCAAGTACTTTAGTAGCCAATTATACAAACTCTGTGGGCTTGTGGTTTGGTAAATTCGAATTTAACGCAAGTTTTTACTATTTGTTCAGAGAAATAGGTTACTTGTTTAGAGGTTATAATGAAATAGGA contains the following coding sequences:
- a CDS encoding toxin-antitoxin system YwqK family antitoxin, encoding MIHKALLVFFLYVGLFTNEKTYTKIYHTNGNLKAEGWLYKGEKVDYWKTYYKNGVLKEEGRYKEGQKVKYWYFYTNKATLLQEGHYNNGVKENWWLFYNSKGELIHKCQLKNNKKNGYCLIYTNKKLVKASKFAAGKKIKEWTDFSSFKRENNLNDLR
- a CDS encoding glycosyltransferase family 2 protein, with the translated sequence MNPIIKVIIPAYNEQDSIAHVIKDIPKIVDEVIVISNNSTDNTELNAQKAGATVLKETQKGYGYACLKGMDYIKQQTTKPDIVVFLDGDYSDYPEQLTEIIAPIIEENIDFVVGARVDEFREPGAMTPQQVFGNWIATFLMKLFFKARFTDLGPFRGIKYDKLLALNMEDKTYGWTVEMQLKVLKQKMSYREIPVKYRNRIGVSKVSGTVKGTIFAGVKILGWIFKYSFK
- a CDS encoding cellulose synthase family protein — translated: MILEYIIIFIYTICLLLIFLYSLAQLNLLVNYLKYRNREDNSPKFDFTQPEEIPFVTIQLPVYNELYVMKRLLKNIAKIDYPIAKLEIQVLDDSTDESVAMTAKHIKKIQDLGIDIQHIRRTNRQGFKAGALKEGLKTAKGEFIAIFDADFLPKKDWLYKTVPYFKDENIGVVQTRWSHINRNYSTLTRIQAFMLDAHFTLEQVGRNSKGHFINFNGTAGIWRKECIYDAGNWQGDTLTEDIDLSYRAQLNKWKFKYLENVETPAELPVIISAARSQQFRWNKGGAENFQKMIKRIITNKSVSFKTKVHGLLHLLNSSMFTCIFLVAILSIPMLYIKNEYAHLKNYFYVMSFFVISSLIFFVCYWHMYKNIYGGGFVKFFKYIGAFFTFFSVAMGFSLHNTIAVLEGHLGKKSEFVRTPKFNIKTIKDGWKNNKYIKKKPSVHVILEGLLAIYFVFGMYSAFVVGDQGGDFGLFPFHLMLFIGFSYVFFKSIFSKA